In a genomic window of Labeo rohita strain BAU-BD-2019 chromosome 20, IGBB_LRoh.1.0, whole genome shotgun sequence:
- the nkx2.4b gene encoding NK2 homeobox 4b: MSLSPKHSTPFSVSDILSPIEETFKKFAAMESSASLASPLYRQTQVSQANLQQHSMSHNTYHMPHSQFSHSAMGGYCNGTIGSMGDLPSYQESMRNGATATAWYGSNPEPRYPTISRFMGPSAGMNMGTLPGMDASKSMVTLHAAPRRKRRVLFSQAQVYELERRFKQQKYLSAPEREHLASMIHLTPTQVKIWFQNHRYKMKRQAKDKASQQQQDSGNLCAQQSPRRVAVPVLVKDGKPCQNGSSTPTSVHQQVQNVLGSETLASAEDLEEMSPSPPLMNSLSQTDAALIEYTSGMVSSNLLYGRTW; this comes from the exons ATGTCCTTGAGCCCCAAACACTCAACGCCTTTCTCAGTGAGCGATATTTTGAGCCCGATCGAGGAGACCTTCAAGAAGTTTGCAGCCATGGAGAGCAGCGCGAGCCTGGCGTCTCCTCTGTACAGACAGACTCAGGTGTCTCAGGCGAACCTGCAGCAGCACAGCATGAGCCATAACACCTACCACATGCCGCACTCGCAGTTCTCGCACAGCGCCATGGGAGGATACTGCAACGGGACTATCGGCAGCATGGGAGACCTGCCGTCCTACCAGGAGAGCATGAGGAACGGCGCGACGGCCACGGCTTGGTACGGCTCGAACCCGGAGCCGAGATACCCAACAA TCTCCAGGTTTATGGGTCCATCGGCGGGCATGAACATGGGAACATTACCGGGAATGGATGCAAGTAAATCTATGGTGACGTTACACGCGGCACCCCGAAGGAAACGGCGCGTACTCTTCTCTCAAGCGCAGGTGTACGAGTTGGAGCGGCGGTTTAAGCAGCAGAAGTATCTGTCGGCACCGGAGAGGGAACATTTGGCCAGCATGATTCACCTGACCCCGACTCAGGTCAAGATCTGGTTCCAGAATCACCGGTATAAAATGAAACGCCAGGCGAAGGATAAAGCGTCGCAGCAGCAGCAGGACAGCGGAAACCTGTGCGCTCAACAGTCGCCGAGACGCGTAGCCGTGCCGGTGCTGGTAAAGGACGGTAAACCGTGTCAGAACGGCTCCAGCACGCCGACGTCGGTCCATCAGCAGGTGCAGAACGTGCTAGGCAGCGAGACTTTAGCTTCAGCCGAGGATCTGGAGGAAATGTCGCCCAGTCCTCCTCTGATGAACAGCCTCTCTCAGACTGACGCCGCGCTCATCGAGTACACGAGCGGCATGGTGAGCTCCAACCTGCTGTACGGCAGAACATGGTGA